One Roseimicrobium gellanilyticum DNA window includes the following coding sequences:
- a CDS encoding plastocyanin/azurin family copper-binding protein — MIRTLLTAACSLVLAAGLHAEDAKEVTLKPDNANPLAYDAASKTFTVKAGQKVKITLENKATIPQPHNLLICKPGSLQKVGAAANAMLTDPQALAKDYIPESPEVLHHTKLVQPGQTAVLEFTAPAEAGDYVYLCTFPGHWMLMNGTMKVEK; from the coding sequence ATGATCCGCACTCTGCTTACCGCCGCCTGTTCCCTGGTGCTTGCCGCCGGTCTTCACGCTGAAGACGCGAAGGAAGTGACCCTGAAGCCTGACAACGCGAACCCGCTCGCTTATGACGCGGCTTCGAAGACCTTCACCGTCAAGGCAGGTCAGAAGGTAAAAATCACCCTCGAGAACAAGGCCACCATTCCCCAGCCGCACAACCTGCTCATCTGCAAGCCCGGCTCCCTGCAGAAGGTTGGCGCCGCTGCGAACGCAATGCTTACGGACCCGCAGGCCCTCGCGAAGGATTACATCCCCGAGTCCCCGGAAGTGCTTCACCACACCAAGCTGGTACAGCCCGGCCAGACGGCCGTGCTTGAGTTCACCGCTCCTGCGGAAGCTGGTGACTATGTGTATCTCTGCACCTTCCCCGGCCACTGGATGCTCATGAATGGCACCATGAAGGTGGAGAAATAA
- a CDS encoding DUF1552 domain-containing protein, which produces MSSSSSVSRRSFLRSAGTFMALPMLESVGFRAFAAEKAVTTPTRMAFLYIPNGVNMHQWVPKGTGAGYELSPTLQPLANLKGEFNIFSNLAHDKAESNGDGAGDHARATATFLTGCQAKKTAGSDIRIGQSVDQIAATALGDKTRLASMELSTDGERTSGRCDSGYSCAYQFNLSWKTETMPMAPEMDPRLVFERMFGMGSATGSPAEAEKRRRYQKSVLDFVMADAKSLQRRISNSDNRKLDEYFASVRDIETRIEKAERMKIDMPAGVHVPTGIPQSAQEHIRLMFDLLLLAFQTDSTRVATFLLAHDGSNRSFPEIGVPDSHHNISHHQNNPEKLAKIAKIDQFYMTQFAYFLQRMKEAQEGGKSLLDSSMIVYGGGISDGNAHDHDRLPVILAGRGNGTLNPGHHIQLGEKTPMTNLYLAMLDRMGVKAERIGDSTGVLEGI; this is translated from the coding sequence ATGTCATCATCCTCTTCCGTTTCTCGTCGCTCGTTCCTGCGCAGTGCCGGTACCTTCATGGCCCTGCCCATGCTGGAATCGGTGGGCTTTCGTGCCTTTGCCGCAGAAAAGGCCGTGACGACTCCCACGAGGATGGCTTTCCTCTACATTCCGAACGGGGTGAACATGCACCAGTGGGTCCCCAAGGGCACGGGTGCTGGCTATGAGCTCTCTCCGACACTCCAGCCGCTCGCAAACCTGAAGGGCGAATTCAATATTTTCTCCAACCTCGCCCACGACAAGGCCGAATCCAACGGCGACGGGGCAGGGGACCACGCCCGCGCGACCGCGACCTTCCTGACCGGCTGCCAGGCCAAGAAGACGGCTGGCTCGGACATCCGCATCGGCCAGAGCGTGGACCAGATCGCAGCCACCGCCTTGGGGGACAAGACCCGCCTGGCTTCCATGGAGCTCAGCACGGACGGTGAACGCACCTCCGGTCGCTGCGACTCTGGCTATAGCTGTGCGTATCAGTTCAACTTGTCATGGAAGACTGAGACCATGCCCATGGCTCCGGAAATGGATCCGCGCCTTGTGTTTGAGCGCATGTTCGGCATGGGCTCGGCCACCGGTTCTCCCGCAGAGGCAGAGAAGCGCCGCCGCTACCAGAAGAGCGTGCTCGATTTCGTGATGGCCGATGCCAAGAGCCTGCAGCGCCGCATTTCCAACTCGGACAACCGCAAGCTCGATGAATACTTCGCTTCCGTGCGTGATATCGAGACGCGCATTGAAAAGGCTGAGCGCATGAAGATCGACATGCCTGCGGGGGTGCACGTTCCCACGGGTATCCCGCAGTCCGCTCAGGAACACATCCGCCTCATGTTTGACCTTCTGCTGCTCGCCTTCCAGACGGACAGCACCCGCGTGGCGACCTTCCTGCTGGCGCATGATGGCAGCAACCGTTCCTTCCCGGAAATCGGCGTACCGGATTCGCATCACAACATCTCACACCATCAGAACAATCCTGAGAAGCTGGCGAAGATCGCGAAAATCGACCAGTTCTATATGACACAGTTTGCCTACTTCCTGCAGCGCATGAAGGAGGCGCAGGAAGGTGGCAAGTCTCTTCTGGACAGCAGCATGATTGTGTACGGCGGTGGCATCAGCGATGGCAATGCCCATGACCATGATCGCCTGCCGGTGATTCTCGCCGGTCGTGGCAATGGCACGCTTAATCCCGGACACCACATCCAGCTCGGCGAAAAGACTCCGATGACCAATCTCTATCTCGCCATGCTCGACCGTATGGGGGTGAAGGCAGAGCGCATTGGTGACAGCACTGGAGTGCTGGAGGGGATCTAA
- the uvrA gene encoding excinuclease ABC subunit UvrA, with the protein MATSPPLQTEQSTGFIRVRGARQHNLQNVDVDIPRGKLVVLTGVSGSGKSSLAFDTLYAEGQRRYVQSLSAYARQFLDQLDKPDVDFIDGLSPAVAIEQRTVAHNPRSTIATVTEIYDYLRVLYAAAGQPHDPVTGEPLRKMTPAEIADEMLQLPEGTRAIVLAPVVAQEKGDFRGLFEKLQRQGFVRVRLDGVIHELDEKLKTTRTEAHDIEVVLDRLVLREGVRGRLMEALESALKWNPREVRFLTGDGDPSDLRVFTTAYANPQTGTVLEDFTPKHFSFNTHLGACPTCEGVGTVMAADPKLIVPDESKSIKDGAIKTWWNKQPKLKGMLQRSIESLAKFYEVDIDTPFRALPLKFKDALFHGTGKVAVPTGWKIDANKKSVAKPFEGLLDQVERMHNTVKGESLRAQLTRLMNPLPCKTCGGKRLKPEVLGVTLESTDKVNVYEFTRMAVRDVIPWMQGLVLTELQKKYCTELQREILKRLAFLDEVGLGYLTLDRESGTLSGGEAQRIRLASQIGAGLAGVLYVLDEPSIGLHPVDNERLIGTLKRLRDLGNSVLVVEHDEDTIREADWLIELGPGAGPHGGRIVAQGPATDLMQQRESLTGSWLDGRSGIPVPKVRRSAGLIGNGTPQGTHGGDDLTLESGESAPAAKRSRFQRAVTVSGSPLTIHGASEHNLRNVTVSFPAGCFICVTGPSGSGKSSLVDTILRRALMRHFYGAKDEPGKHERISGLDSIDKVVVIDQEPIGRSPRSNPATYVGAFTPIRELFAQLPASKVRGYQPNRFSFNVAGGRCEKCGGDGLLTIDMHFLSDVQVTCDQCRGRRYNLETLEVTWKGRNISDVLDMTVAEATRFFERHPAIFPKLHALEQVGLGYVKLGQSGAALSGGEAQRVKLAAELAKKATGHTLYLLDEPTTGLHFADIQTLLTVLMRLRDAGNTLVVIEHNLDVIKCADWIIDLGPTGGSGGGEIVAVGTPEQVAANERSATGRFLAKVLG; encoded by the coding sequence ATGGCCACATCTCCCCCCCTCCAGACTGAACAATCCACCGGCTTCATCCGGGTACGGGGAGCCCGGCAGCACAACCTGCAGAATGTGGACGTCGACATCCCGCGAGGAAAGCTGGTGGTGCTCACGGGCGTCAGTGGCTCAGGAAAATCCTCCCTGGCATTCGACACGCTCTATGCGGAGGGGCAGCGGCGCTACGTGCAGAGTCTTTCGGCCTACGCCCGTCAGTTCCTGGACCAGCTCGACAAGCCAGATGTGGATTTCATCGATGGCCTGTCGCCCGCCGTGGCGATTGAGCAGCGCACCGTGGCGCACAATCCGCGCTCGACCATCGCCACAGTCACGGAAATCTACGACTACCTGCGTGTGCTCTATGCTGCGGCTGGCCAGCCGCATGATCCCGTCACGGGTGAGCCGCTGCGGAAGATGACGCCGGCAGAAATTGCCGATGAAATGCTGCAACTTCCCGAGGGCACACGCGCCATTGTACTGGCGCCGGTGGTGGCCCAGGAAAAGGGCGACTTCCGCGGGCTTTTCGAGAAGCTGCAACGGCAGGGATTTGTCCGTGTGCGGCTGGATGGCGTGATCCACGAGCTCGATGAGAAACTCAAGACCACTCGCACCGAGGCGCATGACATCGAGGTAGTGCTCGACCGTCTCGTGCTGCGTGAAGGCGTACGTGGTCGGCTCATGGAGGCACTCGAATCCGCCTTGAAGTGGAATCCGCGCGAGGTGCGGTTTCTTACCGGAGATGGCGATCCATCTGACCTTCGCGTCTTCACCACGGCGTATGCGAATCCCCAGACCGGCACGGTGCTGGAAGATTTCACGCCGAAGCATTTCTCCTTCAACACGCATCTCGGCGCCTGTCCCACCTGCGAAGGCGTGGGCACGGTGATGGCGGCAGATCCGAAGCTAATCGTTCCAGACGAGTCCAAGTCCATCAAGGATGGTGCCATCAAGACCTGGTGGAACAAGCAGCCCAAGCTCAAGGGCATGCTACAGCGCAGCATCGAGTCACTGGCGAAGTTTTATGAGGTCGATATCGACACGCCATTCCGTGCGCTGCCGCTGAAGTTCAAGGACGCACTCTTCCACGGCACGGGCAAGGTGGCGGTGCCCACAGGCTGGAAAATCGATGCCAACAAGAAGAGTGTAGCCAAGCCCTTTGAGGGGTTGCTGGATCAAGTGGAGCGCATGCACAACACCGTGAAAGGTGAGTCACTGCGCGCCCAGCTCACGAGATTGATGAATCCCCTGCCCTGCAAGACGTGCGGAGGGAAGAGACTGAAGCCCGAGGTGCTGGGCGTAACCCTGGAATCCACTGACAAGGTGAATGTCTATGAGTTCACCAGGATGGCAGTGCGGGATGTCATCCCGTGGATGCAGGGACTGGTGCTCACAGAGTTGCAAAAGAAGTACTGCACCGAGTTGCAGCGGGAGATTTTGAAGCGTCTTGCCTTCCTGGATGAGGTGGGGTTGGGATACCTCACGCTGGATCGCGAGAGCGGCACCCTCTCCGGTGGAGAGGCCCAGCGCATCCGCCTCGCCAGTCAGATAGGCGCAGGTCTTGCGGGTGTGCTCTATGTGCTGGATGAACCGAGCATCGGCCTGCACCCGGTGGACAATGAACGCCTGATCGGCACACTGAAGCGTTTGCGGGATCTCGGAAACTCCGTGCTCGTGGTGGAGCATGACGAGGACACGATTCGCGAAGCAGACTGGCTCATCGAACTCGGCCCGGGCGCTGGACCGCACGGCGGACGTATCGTGGCCCAAGGGCCGGCTACCGACCTGATGCAGCAGCGTGAGTCCCTCACGGGTTCGTGGCTGGATGGTCGCAGCGGCATCCCTGTACCAAAGGTCCGACGCAGTGCGGGTTTGATAGGAAATGGGACACCACAAGGCACCCATGGCGGCGACGACCTCACCCTCGAATCGGGGGAGTCCGCACCTGCAGCGAAACGCTCACGCTTCCAGCGCGCTGTGACCGTCTCCGGCAGTCCCCTCACCATTCACGGCGCCTCTGAGCACAACTTGCGCAATGTCACCGTCTCCTTCCCTGCAGGCTGCTTCATTTGCGTGACGGGTCCCTCTGGCAGCGGCAAGTCTTCGCTGGTGGATACTATCCTGCGCCGCGCACTTATGCGCCACTTCTATGGCGCCAAGGACGAGCCGGGGAAACATGAGCGTATCAGCGGCTTGGATTCCATCGACAAGGTGGTGGTGATTGATCAGGAGCCCATCGGTCGCAGCCCGCGCTCCAATCCCGCCACGTACGTGGGTGCCTTCACGCCCATCAGGGAATTGTTTGCGCAGCTCCCCGCTTCCAAGGTGCGTGGCTACCAGCCAAACCGTTTCAGCTTCAATGTCGCCGGTGGACGTTGCGAGAAGTGCGGCGGCGATGGCTTGCTGACGATCGACATGCATTTCCTCAGCGATGTGCAGGTGACCTGCGACCAGTGCCGAGGACGCCGCTACAACTTGGAGACACTTGAAGTTACATGGAAGGGGCGGAACATCTCTGATGTGCTCGACATGACGGTGGCGGAGGCGACGCGCTTCTTTGAGCGGCATCCGGCCATCTTTCCCAAGCTGCATGCGCTGGAGCAAGTGGGGCTTGGTTATGTGAAGCTCGGCCAAAGTGGTGCTGCACTCTCGGGAGGTGAAGCTCAGCGCGTGAAGCTCGCCGCGGAACTCGCGAAGAAGGCCACGGGCCACACCTTGTATCTGCTTGATGAGCCGACCACGGGTCTGCATTTCGCCGATATCCAAACGCTGCTCACCGTGCTCATGCGTCTGCGGGATGCCGGCAACACCCTGGTGGTGATCGAGCACAACCTCGATGTGATCAAATGTGCCGACTGGATCATCGATCTAGGTCCGACAGGTGGCAGTGGAGGCGGCGAAATCGTCGCTGTGGGAACGCCTGAGCAGGTTGCGGCGAATGAGCGCAGCGCGACCGGTCGCTTCCTGGCAAAAGTGCTAGGGTAG
- a CDS encoding RNA polymerase sigma factor, with product MSAVTFAATPPFLAWNMPDWTPSTANSSAPEASPDEENVRLMLLVKQGDVQAFEQLVELHQRAVIGTVARMLNNVDDAHDVAQQVFVRVWRSAPRYEPSAKFTTWLFTIMRNLVFNEMRRRSRKREVSMDEQQEDSHREHADSPRHHPDTTVAQSELEEAIDRAIQTLPEKQRLAVTLRRDLDMPYEEICEILGMSLSAVKSLLFRARNDLKERLKGYLDEE from the coding sequence ATGTCCGCGGTAACGTTCGCTGCCACACCACCTTTTTTAGCCTGGAACATGCCGGACTGGACGCCGAGCACCGCCAACAGCAGCGCCCCGGAAGCATCTCCTGATGAGGAGAATGTCCGCCTCATGCTGCTGGTGAAGCAAGGAGACGTGCAGGCCTTTGAGCAGCTGGTGGAACTTCACCAGCGCGCTGTCATCGGCACCGTTGCCCGCATGCTGAACAATGTGGATGACGCCCACGATGTGGCCCAGCAGGTCTTTGTGCGCGTATGGCGCTCCGCACCGCGCTACGAGCCGAGCGCGAAGTTCACCACGTGGCTTTTCACCATCATGCGCAATCTTGTGTTCAACGAGATGCGCCGCCGCTCCCGGAAGCGCGAGGTCTCGATGGATGAGCAGCAGGAGGACAGCCACCGCGAGCATGCGGACTCTCCCCGGCACCATCCAGACACCACCGTGGCCCAGAGTGAGCTGGAGGAGGCCATCGATCGCGCCATCCAGACGCTGCCGGAGAAGCAGCGTCTCGCCGTCACCTTGCGTCGTGACCTCGACATGCCCTATGAGGAGATCTGCGAGATCCTCGGCATGTCCCTGTCCGCCGTGAAGAGCCTGCTCTTCCGTGCGCGCAACGATCTCAAGGAACGCCTCAAAGGCTACCTTGACGAGGAGTAA
- a CDS encoding DUF2007 domain-containing protein — protein sequence MKELFREKDYTRVGYFQTILEAEGIPTFVRNKDTTTFMTEIPIPEFYPALCVMNDEDYEQAVQIIRDCVVKDSESSQMEVPCPKCQENNPGNFETCWSCGSDLVPATA from the coding sequence ATGAAGGAACTGTTCCGCGAGAAAGACTACACTCGAGTGGGCTACTTTCAGACCATTCTGGAGGCCGAGGGTATCCCCACTTTTGTGCGCAACAAGGACACAACCACGTTCATGACAGAGATACCCATCCCGGAGTTCTATCCGGCGCTGTGCGTGATGAATGATGAGGACTATGAGCAGGCGGTGCAGATCATCCGGGACTGCGTGGTAAAGGACAGTGAGTCCAGCCAGATGGAAGTCCCATGTCCCAAATGCCAGGAGAACAACCCTGGCAACTTCGAGACCTGCTGGTCGTGCGGCTCCGATCTTGTGCCTGCCACGGCCTGA
- a CDS encoding DUF2007 domain-containing protein, protein MKELFRERDFTRVGLYRNMLETEGIPAVVLNENVETMTTMVPIPDFFPALCVVNDEDYERAVEVLEQNSVTDARLGQQQRVCPACQERSPGNFETCWSCGADLLPPGERLV, encoded by the coding sequence ATGAAGGAGCTGTTTCGTGAGAGGGATTTCACCCGAGTCGGGCTGTATCGAAATATGCTGGAAACGGAGGGCATACCTGCAGTTGTGCTCAATGAGAACGTGGAAACCATGACCACCATGGTACCCATTCCCGATTTTTTCCCCGCCCTGTGCGTGGTGAATGACGAGGACTACGAGCGCGCCGTGGAAGTACTGGAGCAGAACTCCGTGACGGATGCCCGCCTGGGCCAGCAACAAAGAGTGTGCCCTGCCTGCCAGGAGAGAAGCCCCGGCAACTTCGAGACATGCTGGTCCTGCGGCGCGGATCTGCTGCCGCCCGGCGAACGCTTGGTGTGA
- a CDS encoding helix-turn-helix transcriptional regulator has protein sequence MPVVAEETTGRLLAERAASILLQDIVHPPTLEALSSQVGLTSFQLSRLFGAVMGRTIPGLLRQQRMERAASLLLESKSSVGEIASTVGYHSMSAFCRGFEREMNMTPSEYRQNNRKVTEN, from the coding sequence ATGCCTGTCGTCGCAGAAGAAACAACTGGTCGCCTCCTCGCAGAACGCGCTGCGTCCATCCTCCTTCAGGACATCGTGCATCCCCCGACGTTGGAAGCCCTCTCCAGCCAGGTGGGCCTTACTTCATTCCAGCTCAGCCGCCTCTTTGGCGCGGTGATGGGAAGGACCATTCCCGGTCTGCTCCGCCAGCAACGCATGGAGCGGGCGGCATCCCTGCTTCTTGAGTCCAAGTCCAGTGTCGGCGAAATTGCCTCTACCGTAGGTTATCACAGCATGAGTGCCTTCTGCCGTGGTTTCGAACGCGAGATGAACATGACACCCAGCGAGTACCGGCAGAACAACCGCAAGGTGACGGAGAATTAG
- a CDS encoding tRNA-binding protein: protein METITWGDFAKVELRVGKVVSARPFSEARKPAYVLQVDFGPELGIRKSSAQITHRYTLEDLVGKLVVAVVNFPKKQIGPIQSECLITGFHNQEGHVVLCVPDREVPLGTKLL from the coding sequence ATGGAGACGATTACATGGGGCGACTTTGCCAAAGTGGAACTGCGTGTTGGCAAGGTGGTGAGCGCCCGCCCATTCAGCGAAGCCAGGAAGCCGGCCTATGTCCTACAGGTGGACTTCGGACCGGAGTTGGGCATCAGGAAGTCCAGCGCCCAGATTACCCACCGCTACACTCTGGAGGACTTGGTGGGAAAGCTCGTGGTGGCAGTCGTGAACTTCCCGAAAAAGCAAATCGGCCCCATCCAATCCGAGTGCTTGATCACCGGATTTCACAACCAGGAGGGACACGTAGTCCTCTGCGTGCCGGACCGAGAGGTGCCCCTTGGGACTAAATTGCTCTGA
- a CDS encoding 3-keto-disaccharide hydrolase, protein MKPLPITCLLILAASLSITSPQRAADPTPAATGIRAVIDDTQPGWRALTAEDFTKVNSADDTWSWKDGVLHCTGKPVSVMRTVKPLTNFELVVEWMHEKPAGNSGVFLWGTPESIEKLTAAGKPGLPQGIEVQILDHGYTELQAKAGRPTDWFGTNGDVFPVGVKMTPFPPVSPNGQRSFPRKHLCKGHGEWNQYYIRAVNGEVRLWVNGEEVSGGTACDPKTGYLCLESEGSPIQFRKLRIRELP, encoded by the coding sequence ATGAAGCCGCTGCCAATCACCTGCCTCCTCATCCTCGCCGCCAGTTTGAGTATCACATCACCACAGCGAGCGGCCGACCCCACGCCGGCAGCCACGGGCATTCGCGCCGTGATCGACGACACCCAACCCGGATGGCGTGCGCTGACTGCGGAAGACTTCACGAAGGTCAACAGCGCCGACGACACCTGGAGCTGGAAGGACGGCGTGCTCCACTGCACCGGCAAACCGGTCAGCGTGATGCGCACCGTGAAACCTCTGACAAACTTCGAGCTCGTCGTGGAGTGGATGCATGAGAAGCCCGCCGGCAACTCGGGCGTGTTCCTCTGGGGTACACCAGAGTCGATTGAAAAGCTCACCGCTGCGGGCAAGCCGGGTCTGCCACAGGGGATTGAGGTTCAAATCCTCGATCATGGCTACACCGAACTCCAGGCCAAGGCAGGCCGGCCCACCGATTGGTTTGGAACGAACGGCGATGTCTTCCCAGTGGGAGTAAAGATGACCCCCTTCCCTCCTGTCTCACCGAATGGTCAGCGCAGCTTCCCCCGCAAACACCTCTGCAAGGGCCATGGTGAGTGGAACCAGTACTACATCCGCGCCGTCAACGGCGAAGTACGCCTCTGGGTGAATGGCGAGGAAGTCTCCGGTGGCACCGCGTGCGACCCGAAGACTGGCTACCTTTGTCTCGAGAGCGAGGGCTCTCCTATCCAGTTCCGCAAACTGCGGATTCGTGAGCTGCCCTAG
- a CDS encoding Gfo/Idh/MocA family protein, producing MNRRSFFQTSGLATVFSQLASSASADAPPKPVHDGPVIRIGNIGCGGRGTFVTDIIVENAGFKVTAAHDYFEEKVQKFGEKYGVAADRQFTGLDGYKKMLEHVDAVAIHSPPYFHVQQAIDAVAAGKHVLIAKPMAIDAAGCETIRQLARDAAAKGIVVLADVQSRGNEFFQDGIKRVREGAIGDLMFGECHYEAELIPRDDDDSTAEGRLKNWVRHRALGGDIITEQNIHALDIVSWAFGRPVRASGNCGRGARPDKLGDASDHFSLLFEFEKGAVTFASRQFNGWGSPFMCSNRFVGNKGIFTSDFGGRVMIRGDKESFWRGGDTKNLYRTGSEKNVEDFRAAIAAKNPNGNPTIEGAVESTLLTLFGEYAAKTPGGATWEDFITKSKPVPPDLSGLKA from the coding sequence ATGAACCGACGTTCCTTCTTCCAAACCTCCGGCCTTGCCACTGTCTTCAGCCAACTTGCCAGCTCTGCGTCCGCGGATGCACCGCCCAAGCCTGTCCATGACGGCCCTGTGATCCGGATCGGCAACATCGGCTGCGGAGGACGCGGCACTTTCGTGACAGACATCATCGTGGAGAATGCTGGCTTCAAGGTCACCGCCGCCCATGATTACTTCGAAGAGAAGGTTCAGAAGTTTGGCGAGAAGTACGGGGTCGCTGCGGACCGGCAGTTCACCGGGTTGGACGGGTACAAGAAGATGCTGGAGCACGTGGACGCTGTGGCCATCCACAGCCCGCCGTACTTTCACGTGCAGCAGGCCATCGATGCTGTGGCCGCCGGAAAACACGTGCTCATCGCGAAGCCCATGGCAATCGATGCGGCTGGGTGCGAAACCATCCGTCAACTTGCCAGGGATGCTGCCGCGAAAGGTATCGTGGTGCTGGCGGATGTGCAGTCCCGCGGCAATGAGTTTTTCCAGGACGGTATCAAGCGCGTGCGAGAGGGAGCGATTGGCGACCTCATGTTTGGAGAGTGCCACTACGAGGCGGAATTGATTCCCCGCGACGATGATGACAGCACAGCGGAAGGCCGCTTGAAGAACTGGGTACGCCACCGTGCGCTGGGTGGAGACATCATCACCGAGCAGAACATCCATGCGCTGGACATCGTGAGCTGGGCCTTCGGCCGCCCCGTGCGCGCCAGTGGCAACTGCGGACGCGGAGCACGGCCAGACAAGCTGGGCGATGCGTCCGACCACTTCTCCCTGCTGTTCGAGTTTGAAAAAGGAGCGGTGACCTTCGCCTCGCGGCAGTTCAACGGCTGGGGCTCACCGTTCATGTGTTCCAACCGCTTCGTGGGAAACAAGGGCATTTTCACCAGTGACTTCGGCGGTCGCGTGATGATCCGGGGTGACAAGGAGAGCTTCTGGCGCGGAGGCGATACGAAGAACCTGTACCGCACCGGGTCGGAAAAGAATGTTGAGGACTTCCGTGCCGCCATCGCTGCAAAGAATCCGAATGGGAATCCCACCATTGAAGGGGCCGTGGAGTCCACGCTTCTGACCCTGTTCGGTGAATACGCAGCCAAGACACCGGGTGGAGCCACCTGGGAGGACTTCATCACCAAATCAAAACCTGTGCCCCCGGATCTCAGTGGATTGAAAGCGTGA
- a CDS encoding LysR family transcriptional regulator — protein MMKKQRSAARRIGSPDTGSARRYFKEVRFRQIRSLVELSRCGSFAGTAAALDLSVPSVWQQVRSLEEEYGVQLAVADGSKVRLTEDGQTLVDLAAPLVESFDGLREMFEDKRSAAVRTLTVVAPSPSLSGALRGPIMQYRQHHPKVKLVLVDRVSRLARQIIEEDGADLAVMGMATGDEPMPQFQCLPLTRHTFHLMCPQGHPLATARRITLANLVREPLVLAPQESSSHRQIRHVFAQAGLLDRMNVIMTATNRALLLNYVAIGFGIAIGTSAASVRPPKRGPGESEIVVREISSLFGHEEVFLVQRKGRFEPEHVRVFRQLVQQAFGEKQEEAVG, from the coding sequence ATGATGAAGAAACAACGCTCCGCTGCCCGCAGAATCGGGTCTCCCGACACCGGTTCGGCCCGTCGTTATTTCAAGGAGGTACGTTTCCGGCAGATTCGCTCCCTGGTGGAACTGTCGCGCTGTGGGAGCTTTGCAGGCACGGCGGCGGCCCTGGACCTTTCTGTACCTTCCGTGTGGCAACAGGTTCGGTCGCTTGAGGAGGAATATGGCGTGCAGCTCGCCGTGGCGGATGGGAGCAAGGTGCGCCTGACGGAGGATGGCCAGACGCTCGTGGATCTGGCAGCTCCGCTGGTGGAATCATTCGACGGGTTGAGGGAGATGTTCGAGGACAAGCGATCCGCGGCAGTGAGAACGCTGACCGTGGTGGCACCCTCACCTTCGCTCTCGGGAGCGCTGCGGGGTCCCATCATGCAGTACCGGCAGCATCATCCGAAGGTGAAGCTGGTCCTGGTCGATCGGGTATCCAGGCTGGCGCGGCAGATCATCGAGGAAGATGGCGCCGATCTCGCCGTGATGGGCATGGCGACTGGAGATGAGCCCATGCCCCAATTCCAGTGCCTGCCACTGACGCGCCATACTTTTCACCTGATGTGTCCACAGGGACACCCGCTGGCCACGGCACGCCGCATCACGCTGGCCAACTTGGTGAGAGAGCCACTCGTGCTAGCACCCCAGGAGAGCAGTTCCCACCGACAGATCCGTCACGTGTTTGCCCAGGCAGGCCTTCTGGACCGGATGAATGTCATCATGACGGCCACGAATCGTGCGCTGCTCTTGAACTACGTAGCCATCGGCTTCGGCATCGCCATCGGAACAAGTGCCGCCAGTGTGAGGCCTCCGAAGCGCGGTCCGGGCGAATCTGAAATCGTCGTCCGCGAAATTTCCTCCCTGTTCGGTCACGAGGAGGTTTTCCTTGTGCAACGCAAGGGCCGCTTCGAACCCGAGCATGTGCGTGTCTTCCGTCAATTGGTGCAGCAGGCCTTCGGCGAGAAACAGGAAGAAGCTGTGGGTTGA